In a genomic window of Sarcophilus harrisii chromosome 4, mSarHar1.11, whole genome shotgun sequence:
- the LOC100926400 gene encoding olfactory receptor 10R2-like has protein sequence MKCLSNNEHLIPWEQLSPENFTMVTEFLLLGFSKLQELQLVLFAVFFCLYIIILCGNITIVTVILLENNLHTPMYFFLGVLSVSETCYTFVILPKTLLNLLSMLRAISFISCAIQMFLFLSFAINNCLLLGVMGYDRYAAICQPLRYPILMNWRTCRLLAATCGVSGSLISMIGTTLVFILPFCNCNKINHYFCDISPLIHIACGDTYLNEMIIFICGVLVLVVPLICVCVSYGFIVSTILKIPSTEGKQKAFSTCASHLTVVIVHYGCASFVYLRPSSKVTSDKDQLVTVIYTVITPLLNPMVYSLRNRDVQAAIWKVISRGKFSHKIL, from the coding sequence CACCTCATTCCCTGGGAACAGCTTTCTCCAGAGAACTTTACCATGGTCACTGAGTTTCTTTTGCTGGGTTTTTCAAAACTCCAAGAATTACAACTTGTGCTCTTTGCTGTCTTCTTCTGCCTCTACATAATCATCTTGTGTGGAAATATCACCATTGTTACAGTCATCCTCCTTGAGAACAACCTCCACACTCCAATGTATTTCTTTCTAGGtgtcctctctgtctctgagaCCTGTTATACATTTGTCATTTTGCCCAAGACGCTTCTCAACCTGCTCTCTATGCTGAGAGCCATCTCCTTTATCAGCTGTGCTATCCAaatgttcttatttctttcctttgctaTCAATAACTGCTTATTATTGGGTGTAATGGGTTATGATCGCTATGCTGCCATTTGCCAACCTCTGCGCTACCCCATCCTCATGAATTGGAGGACCTGCAGACTGCTAGCAGCTACCTGTGGGGTGAGTGGATCTTTGATCTCAATGATTGGCACAACCTTGGTCTTCATTCTCCCCTTTTGTAACTGTAACAAGATTAACCACTATTTCTGTGACATTTCACCTCTTATTCATATTGCTTGTGGGGACACCTATCTCAATGAGATGATTATATTTATCTGTGGTGTCCTGGTACTTGTGGTCCCCTTGATATGTGTCTGTGTCTCCTATGGATTCATTGTCAGTACTATCTTGAAGATTCCATCCActgaagggaagcagaaagcctTCTCTACCTGTGCCTCTCATCTCACAGTAGTTATAGTCCACTATGGCTGTGCATCCTTTGTCTATCTGAGACCCTCATCCAAGGTCACATCTGACAAAGACCAGTTGGTTACAGTGATTTATACTGTTATCACCCCCTTATTGAATCCCATGGTTTATAGCCTCAGGAACAGGGATGTACAAGCGGCCATCTGGAAAGTTATCAGCAGAGGAAAGTTTTCCCACAAAATTCTATGA